The Stenotrophomonas sp. BIO128-Bstrain region TCCGCTGACCCTGCGCCTGTCGCTGCCCCCCCTGCCGTCGCAGTGGTCGCGTGAGGTGTTGCTGCGCAGCGGCTATGAACGGCGCGGGGCGATCGATATCCACCTTGATAACCAGCAGCTGGAAGTATCGCCGCAGTTTCGCGCGCACATGGCCGACCTCTTCCCGGGGGATGCGCTGCCGGAGGTCTTCCTTCCTCCGGTCACGGCCAATGCCTCGGTCACACGAGTCCCGCTGCTGCTTCGGGTGCAGTACCCGGTGTGGCCTGCCGTGGTGGTCTATGGCGGCGGCCTGCTCGCCCTGATCGGGGCGTTGCTGTTTCTCGTGCTGGTGACCGGCGCGCGCAAAGCAACGGTCTGGATCGACGATCAACCCCAGCACCTGCGGCTCAAACCGTTCACCACTACCGAGGTGCGCGATGCCAACGGCACGCATGTTGCCACGGTCCGTCGCGGCGCGTTCAAGCCTCGCGTGAGCTGGGCCCAACCTGATACATCCATCCGCATCAACTAAACGATTCACCGCCAAGGACAGAGCATGAGCCAGAAGAGTTCCCTCCCCGCGCCAGTGACCGACCAGCCGGCCACCGCCACGCCGTCCGAACAGACCGCACCGGCGACGACCGCGGGGACGCAGCAGCCGACTGCGACCTTCACCGGCGACTGGGACATCCAGGTCGGCGAGCAGACCAGCAGCCGCGATGCGCTGATTGGTGGTGTGGTGCTGCTGGTGCTGGCCGTAGTGTTCTTCGTGGTGAAGAACGCGTATGCCAACTGGCGGGTCAAGGAGCGCGTCGCGCCGAGTCGTGCCAATGCGTCGGGCTGGTTCCTGTTCATCGGTCTGATGGCGGTCGCCACGGTGACCGTGCTGGCCTTCGTCAACGCCGGGCGGTTCCTGGCGCCGTTGTATCTGGTGCCGATGAGCGCCTTGGCCGGCGTGTCGTTGATCGCCTGGCTCGCCACCTTCTCCGCCAAGCGTTGATCCAGGGGTCCGCCGCATGAACGATGCCACCGAAAGTACTTCCCTGCCCGGTCAGCCGCCGCAGGTAACCGAGAAGATCCGTCCGACGCTGTTCATCGCCCTCGGCGGCACCGGCATGAAGGTCAACATCCGTCTGCGCCGCCGCATTCTCAATGCGATCTGGGGCGGCAACGCGAAGGTCGAGAACGTCGCTGACTTCCCGGTGGCACAGTTCATCAACTTCGATCTGGATGCCGGTGAGGTCACCCAGGACGGCAAGTCGGTCAAGACCGACGTACTGGCCGAGCAGGTCGCCTTCACTCCAGAAGAGAAGATCATCGAGCGGCTGGACCTCAACAAGTACACCCAGTCCGACGACGAGCTGCGGCGTCATCGGGAAGTAGCTGAATGGTTCCCGCTCACGCCCGAGCGCATCCGCCTGCTGGGCGTGGATCCAAGTAAAGGCGCAGGCCAGATCCGTGCGCTGTCCCGCCTGTACTTCTTCGACAAGTATCCGGTGATCCGGGACAAGCTGCGCGACAAGATCGAGACGCTGCTGAGCAACATCGGCGCGCGTGCGGACAAGCTCAAGAAGCTGGGACTGGAAGTGGAGCCGGGCAAGGTGCGGGTGGTCATCACCGGCTCGGCGGCCGGCGGCACGGGCTCCGGCTCGTTCCTGGACATGGGCTATCTGGCCAAGGCGATCCTCAAGGAGAAGAATGTCGAGGGCAAGGTCGACCTGTACATGGTCCTTCCCGGCGGCTTCATCACCACCACCAACCCCGACCGCATCCAGGCCAACGGTTACGCCGCGTTGATGGAGCTTGAGACTGCACTGCGCGGCAATGTCCTGGTCAAGCATTGGGATGCCTCGGACAACCTGCACATCGACAGTCGCCCGTACGACGATGTGTACATCGTCGACAACACCAACGTGGCGATGGCCAAGACCAGTGAACAGGAAGACATCTACGAGATGCTCTCGGATGTCTTCTTCACCGACTTCACCTCCCAGGACTTCGCCAACCGCAAGCGCTCTGTGGCCGTCAACCAGAACCAGCACAAGATCCGCGCCTATTCGGTTCCGCTGCCGCAGGACTATGGTGACGATACGGAACTGCGTTTCACCGCGAGCTACTCCGGCGTCGGCCAGGCCGTGCTTGATACCCAGGTGGAAGCGCGCCAGAACGTACGCATGAACCGCCAGGTGCAGGCGATGCTCAAGGCGTTCTTCGGCATCGCCAATATCCAGGCCCCGGGCAACCGCCCCACTGATAAAGAACGCGATGATTTCCTGCGTGAGCAGCTGGCGATCGTGCCACGCACCTTTACGGATATTCCGCAGTTCCTCTCCCGCGGCGATCTTGCCACGCTCAACGGTGAGTTCACGCACTACCAGGTCGCTGATGATCTGTTGAAAGTGACCGGCGACGCCAGCATCGGTGCGCAGATCGAACAGAAAGTCGAGAATGCCTTCCAGCAGCTGATGCACGGCAGCGCTGACCGCGACCAATGGCCGCTGCACGTCCAGGATGTGATCAAGCAGCTTGAGCGCGATACCAAGGGCAACCGGGTGGACAGCGCCGACCGCAACCACGAAGTCCGCATCAAGGAGAATCGCCAGCGGGTGTTGCTGTCGATTACCGATGAGGCTGAACTGCCGGCGCAGATCTTCCGGCGCCTGGACGATGACGAGCGCGGTGGCCTGGACTACACGCTGGCCTTGGTGGAAATGATCAAGGACCGGCTCGAGAACGAAGGTACCGGTATCGTTCCTGCGCTGGAACGCAATGCGCAGCGATTCGCCGAGATTTCCGAGAGGCTGCAGAACGCCGAGCTTGCGCGCGAGTTCGAACGCCTCAAGGAGACCACAGGCAAGGGTCTGCTTGCGCGGATCAGCGGCAAGGACAAGCAGGCCGAGACCGTACTGGCGCAGATCAAGGAAACGATCCGCGACAGCCTGCTGTTCTACGTGCGCTCGGTCGCTTCGCGCGAAGCGGCCAACCTGCTGCGCGACGTCTCGGGCTGGCTCGGCGTCAAGGAAGCTGTCGATGCCCACGGCCGCCCGCTGTGGAGTGGTTTCGTCGGGCGCCTGCAGGACGGTCGCCAGTCGGTTGAGTCCCTGCTGCTGCACGTCGAACGTGACATCGGCAAGATCGAGGCGGCCATCGCCGAGAAGCATGCGACCCTGATCGCGCTCAAGGCACCGCAGGACGAAGAGCAGCCGGCAATCGATCCGGCCGAGTTCAGGCAATGGGCCAAGGAAGCATTCAAGGACTTCGGTGGCTCCCAGACGCTGTTCCAGAAGCTGCTCAGCGACGACGGCGCGCAGGAAGTGTTGGGCAAGCTGCGCAACAAGGCCGTGGCACAGCTGCCCCAGGTCGATGCCCGTACCCAGACCGATCCGCTGATGCAGGCGCTGGCCGCGCTTACGCCCGAGCAGCTGCGCGAGACGTTCCGCCTGCTGCTTCAGCGTGCGATGCCATGGGTGCCGCTGAACCTCAACGGTGGATTTGATATCTCCAAGGACCGCTACACCTGCCTGGTCGGCGTAAAGGATGCGCGCCTGTTCCGCCGCCAGTACGGCGCGATGCTGGAGCAGGCCGTACCGCAGGGCACCGGCATGACCGCCAGCCAGATCGACTTCGTCGAATCCGGCATTCCGGGCAAGCTGATCTGCTTCACCGAGTTGTCTGGCTTCCCGGTTCCGGCACTCACGCCACTGCCGACCTATCAGGCGGCTTACCGGAAAGAGGCGGCCCGTATTCCGCTGCACATCCACAAGCGGGTCAGCCAGTTCGTGCAGCCCATCCAGTTCACTCAGGGCCAGTACCGGCAGTTCGCTGAGGATTTCAGGATATACCTGCATGCCCTCGGCCTGGGGGTGCTCAAGCGCCGTGCCGATGGCAAGTATGAGATCACGCTGGAAGGCGACGGGTTCAGCATCGGCGATGAATTCTCCGTGCGGCAGAGTGGCCTGGACGGGAATGACAAACGCAACATCGAAGAACAGCTTCGCCAGCGCTCGGCCAACGTGCGCGACCCGCTGCAGCTGGCTGTGCTGGCCCAGCTGTTCCGGCATTACGCCACCGTGGCATACAAGCCGATCAAGCAGGAGGACCAGCAGGGTCGCGAAAGCTTGAAGAAGCGCTTCCCCTACAAGCTGAGTGAGATGTTGGCCACCGACTATCGGCAGAAGCTGGTGCAGGCCGCCGGTGACGAAGCCGACCGGATCGAAGAGCGCGCCCGTGCATTGTTCGACGCCTGGACGCAGCCGGTTTCCGGCTCTTCGGCCGATGTCTATGCTGACGAGGTCGCCACCGACCGGGGCGACAAGCGACAGGTAAATGATGCCTTCGCCCAGATGCTTGGCGTTACGTCCATTGCGGGCGCGAGCGCGGCGAGGCTTGCCCCGGGCGCGGTACCACCGCCTCCACCGCAGGGCAGCCTGCCCGGGGCACCCCCGCCACCGCCGCCGATGGTCGATTACAGCTACTACGTCGGCTACAACAACCAGTCGCTGGGACCGTATACGGTCCAGCAGCTGCAGCAGTTCGTGGGCACCGGCAACATCAACCGCAACAGCCTGCTCTGGCGCGAAGGCATCGAGTGGAGCGCGGCCGGTGCACTGCCGGAACTGGGCCATCTGTTCACCGCCCCATCGGCCCCGCAACCGCCGGCTCCCCCGCCGCCGCCCACCGGGTACTGAGGCTGTATCGCCGTAATGACTGACGCCAGCGCCACCGCCTCGATCTGTGTCAACGACCAGTGCATGAAGCCCCTGCCCGGGCAGGTACGCTTCTGCCCGTTCTGTGGGGTATCCGCGCCTGCGGTTGTGGCGCCGCCGGTCATAGCCCCGGCGGCGGTCATGCCGCCGCCCCCGATTCCTGCGACACCCTCGCCAGCGGCGCCGACAGTGGTGGAATCCGTGCCTCCACCGGCCCCTGCAGCGCCTCCGCCTTCCGCTGTGCAACCGGCATCCGCGCCGGGACCCAAGCGCTCGACCAGGCCACCTGCGCCTCCCGCGCCGATCGCGCCTGCGCCGATTGCTCCCGGGCCGAGCCCACGACCACGCTCACGCGTGCCGCTGGTCCTGGTCTGCCTGGTTCTGGGTGGGCTGTTCTGGGCGATCTTCCTGCGCGATCGAGGTACGTCGCCAACGGTGTCTGCCGGGCGCATCGAAGCGCATCGTGCGGCTGTGGAGTCATGCCTCGCGCGGGCGGACCTGGCCTGTGCACGCGTCGCCTTGCTGGGCATACAGCGCGATCTGCCGGGTGAAGAGAACTGGCGCGATCTGCAGGTCCGGGTGACTGCATTGGAAGCCGACCTTGCCAAGCAGGCCGAGCCCGCGCGCCCGACCCGCGCAGCGACACCGGCACCGGCTCCAGCGCCAACCGCCGCACAAGTACCCCTCCACACTGAGGTTGCCCAGGCGCCCCCCCTACCTGCGTCGATCCCGGACCGGTCTGCACAGGTGGATGCCGCATCGCGCGAGCGCGCTCCCGTGCGCTATCCGCCGGATGCAGTGCGTACCGGGGCACGCGGAACCGTTCTGCTCAGCATCGATGTTGCCGAAGATGGCACTGCGACGGCCATTTCGGTGATGCGCGCCAGTCGGGTGCGGTCGCTGGACCGTGCTGCGCTGGAAGCAGCGCGTCGCTGGCGTTACCTACCGGCCATCCGGGACGGACAGGCGAGTGCAAGCACGATGCAGCTGGAGGTGAGCTTCAGCCCAGACGCGGGCAACGCCTCAGACATGGCCGACCTGCGCCAACCTGACAACAGCTACCCGCCCAAAGCGCCGACGATCTCGCTGCCACCGGCAGCGGCGCCGGAAGCAGGCCTGCTGAGCAAGGCGCGGGTTGAACTGCAGCAAGGCCGCTACGACGTCGCCGTAGCCCTGGGCGAATCGGCCCTGCAGGTCAATCCCGACTCAGCGGCTGCCCGGTCGCTCATCCGCCAAGCAAAGGCGGAGCGCGACCGTGTCATGCGCGAAACCACCATCGAATGATGCCCGCCCCACTTCACACCAGGTGTTGACCATGAAAAAGGACTATTTCGCCCCCGCCTCGCTCGGCAAGGTGCTGTTGATCGGCCTCGCTACCGCCGGCACGCTTACCGGCTGCACCACGGGCAATCAGATGACCCGATCGGACTGGGGCAAGTGCCTGGGCGCGATCGCGCTGGGCACCGGCGCCGGCGCGCTGGTCAATGGTGAGAAAGGTGCCTACGTCGGCGCTGCGGCCGGCATCGCCGCCTGCTTCGTGATCAACGCACAAAGCCGCCGCACCCGTAGCGCGGCCCAGGTGGAGTCGGACTACCGGTCGCGATACTCGCAGCTGCCGGAGTCTGCCGAGGTCGTGCATTACCAGACCAGCCTCCCCGGCAACAGCGTACGGCGTGGTGAACCGCTGAAGATCGTCTCCAACATCGAAGCGGTCAGCGGCCGCCAGCAGCCGATCCGCGAGGTCAAGGAACAGATCCGGATTTACGAACCCGGCCAGTCCGAACCCTTCAAAACCGCCGAGAAAGTCGCCAGCGAGAGTGCAGGCAGCGGTGCGTACGAGAACACCTTCACCGTGACCTTCCCGTCCAACATGCCGCAGGGGCGCTATAGCATCCAGACCGACGTATTCGTCAATGGCGAGCGGTTGGACAAGGGCAGCAACCAGATCCAGGTGGTCTATGACGGCGAGCACCTGATGCGCGAGTTCGCCGCGATCGCGGCGCGCTGATGTTACCGGGGTGCCCTTCGGGGCGCCCTGTCTCCCCATGAGGGGACGATTACCCCGCCCACGTGTCCGGGTTGGGGATGAGCCCAGTGCATGGCTCCCACCATGCCGCTCCCGCCCTCAGGCAGGAGCAGCACGTTACGACGACTTACTTGCGCGCGCGCTTGGCCGGTGCCTTGCGGGCAACCGGCTTGGCCGCAGCACGCTTGGCCGGGGCGGCCTTGCGGGCCGGGGCCTTCTTGGCCACCGCCTTCTTGGCGGTTGCGACCTTCTTGCCGACGGTCTTCCTGGCCGCTGCGGTCTTCTTGGTCACGGCCTTCTTGGCGGTGGCGACCTTCTTGCCGACCGACTTGCGGGCGACGGCGGTCTTCTTGCCGGCCACCTTCTTGGCGGTCGCGGTCTTCCGGGTCACGGCCTTCTTGGCGGTCGCCGACTTCTTGGCAACGGCCTTCTTGGCGGTGGCGACCTTCTTGCCGACGGTCTTCTTGGCGACGGCGGTCTTCTTGCCGGCAACCTTCTTGGCCGCTGCGGTCTTCTTGGTCACGGCCTTCTTGGCGGTCGCCGACTTCTTGGCAACAGCGGTCCGGGCAGCGGCGACCTTCTTGCCGACGGTCTTCTTGGCGGCGGCGGTCTTCTTGGTCACGGCCTTCTTGGCGGTCGCGGTCTTCTTGGCGACGGCCTTCTTGGCGGTGGCGACCTTCTTGGTCACGGTCTTCTTGGCAGCAGCCGCCTTCTTGGTCACGGCCTTCTTGGCGGTGGTGGCCTTCTTGCCGGCAGCCTTGGTGGTCTTGGTCACGGCCTTTTCAGCGGTGGCCTTCTTCTTGGCGACCTGCTTCTTGATCGCGGTGGCTTCGGCCTTGGCGTTCTTCTTGGCCGCTTCCAGCTTCTGCTTGGCGGTGGCCAGGGTCTTGCCGACCGACTTGGCCGCCTTGTCAGCCTTCTTGGCGACGGTCTTCTCGACCTTGGTCACGGCCTTCTTGACCTTGGCGACCTGGGTGGTGGCAGCCTTGCGCGCGCGCTTGGCGGTCTTCTTGACCGAAGCGACTGCATCTTCCGCTACGTGTGCGATGGTCTCGCCGACGTTGGTGGCGGTTTCTTTTGCATCTTCGACGGTCTGCGAGAGAACCGTGGTCACACCATTACCGTTGCTCATTGAGTGCCTCCTAAGGGGCCTGGTTAGTCAAATCGCTGGCGATGCTATACCGGCGCGGTCCATCGTGGAACGGTCTTGATGCGATGCACGTGCCAAGTCGACAGTAGCACCCTCATCGGCGGCAGCAAGCAATGCACCGGCCGCGTGCACGAAACCCCTTGAAAACAGCATCGGCGTTCCCGCAGAAGATGCATGCGATGTGTCTCGATGCGCATGTCCGCCGCGCCCGGCGATGCAATGATGGATCGTCGTAGTTGATCCATTCCGTGCCCTCGTACTGCGTATTTGCGCTGGTTTGGATGGCGCGGGCGCGGCCGATGGACGCGCCTGCCGGTACGGTCTTCCCCTGCCGCGGGTATCGTGGCGCACCCGCTCTGCAGGTGGCCAGCGGCACACATCGCCCTGGCTGCCGGCGCCCATCCGTCGTGCGGCGCGACGCCGCCGGCAATGAATTTCATCCAGGGTTTAGCCGGTAGCGGACACACTCATTCAGGTTGAATTACCGTATACGTGTTTTCCCCTGCCCCGTCCCCTCCGACACGGAACCGCCGGACCATGCGACCGCTCCCGACCCTGCTCACGCTCGCCCTCGCCGCTGCCTTCGGCGGGTTCACCGCCACGGCCATCAATGCGCACCTGGACAACCGTGCCGAGGCGGCGCCGGCCGCGTATACGATCCCGACCACGGCCGCGCTGCCCGCAGCGGTCGCCGGCCAGGCGGTGCCGTCGCTGGCACCGATGCTGGAACGGGTGATGCCGGCCGTGGTGAGCGTCAACACCAAGCAAGTGGTACGGGTGCGCAACCCCTACTTCAACGATCCCTTCTTCCGCCGGCTGTTCCCCGAGGTGCCGCAGGAGCGCATCAACGAATCGCTGGGCTCGGGTGTGATCATCGATGCCGCCGAGGGGCTGGTACTGACCAACCACCACGTCATCGATAACGCCGACGACGTGCAGGTGACCCTGGCCGACGGGCGCACGGTCAAGGCGGAATTCATCGGCTCCGATGCCGATACCGATGTCGCATTGATCCGGATTCCGACCGGCAACCTGACCGAAATCAAGCTCGGCGACAGCGCGCAGCTGCGCGTCGGCGACTTCGTGGTGGCGATCGGCAACCCGTTCGGTTTCAGCCAGACGGTCACCTCCGGCATCGTCTCGGCCGTGGGGCGCAGCGGTATCCGCGGGCTGGGCTACCAGAACTTCATCCAGACCGATGCCTCGATCAACCCGGGCAACTCCGGCGGTGCGCTGGTCAATCTGCAGGGGCAGCTGGTCGGCATCAATACCGCCAGCTTCAACCCGCAGGGCAGCATGGCCGGCAATATCGGCCTGGGCCTGGCAATCCCCTCCAACCTGGC contains the following coding sequences:
- a CDS encoding energy transducer TonB, with protein sequence MPLVLVCLVLGGLFWAIFLRDRGTSPTVSAGRIEAHRAAVESCLARADLACARVALLGIQRDLPGEENWRDLQVRVTALEADLAKQAEPARPTRAATPAPAPAPTAAQVPLHTEVAQAPPLPASIPDRSAQVDAASRERAPVRYPPDAVRTGARGTVLLSIDVAEDGTATAISVMRASRVRSLDRAALEAARRWRYLPAIRDGQASASTMQLEVSFSPDAGNASDMADLRQPDNSYPPKAPTISLPPAAAPEAGLLSKARVELQQGRYDVAVALGESALQVNPDSAAARSLIRQAKAERDRVMRETTIE
- a CDS encoding tubulin-like doman-containing protein, with protein sequence MNDATESTSLPGQPPQVTEKIRPTLFIALGGTGMKVNIRLRRRILNAIWGGNAKVENVADFPVAQFINFDLDAGEVTQDGKSVKTDVLAEQVAFTPEEKIIERLDLNKYTQSDDELRRHREVAEWFPLTPERIRLLGVDPSKGAGQIRALSRLYFFDKYPVIRDKLRDKIETLLSNIGARADKLKKLGLEVEPGKVRVVITGSAAGGTGSGSFLDMGYLAKAILKEKNVEGKVDLYMVLPGGFITTTNPDRIQANGYAALMELETALRGNVLVKHWDASDNLHIDSRPYDDVYIVDNTNVAMAKTSEQEDIYEMLSDVFFTDFTSQDFANRKRSVAVNQNQHKIRAYSVPLPQDYGDDTELRFTASYSGVGQAVLDTQVEARQNVRMNRQVQAMLKAFFGIANIQAPGNRPTDKERDDFLREQLAIVPRTFTDIPQFLSRGDLATLNGEFTHYQVADDLLKVTGDASIGAQIEQKVENAFQQLMHGSADRDQWPLHVQDVIKQLERDTKGNRVDSADRNHEVRIKENRQRVLLSITDEAELPAQIFRRLDDDERGGLDYTLALVEMIKDRLENEGTGIVPALERNAQRFAEISERLQNAELAREFERLKETTGKGLLARISGKDKQAETVLAQIKETIRDSLLFYVRSVASREAANLLRDVSGWLGVKEAVDAHGRPLWSGFVGRLQDGRQSVESLLLHVERDIGKIEAAIAEKHATLIALKAPQDEEQPAIDPAEFRQWAKEAFKDFGGSQTLFQKLLSDDGAQEVLGKLRNKAVAQLPQVDARTQTDPLMQALAALTPEQLRETFRLLLQRAMPWVPLNLNGGFDISKDRYTCLVGVKDARLFRRQYGAMLEQAVPQGTGMTASQIDFVESGIPGKLICFTELSGFPVPALTPLPTYQAAYRKEAARIPLHIHKRVSQFVQPIQFTQGQYRQFAEDFRIYLHALGLGVLKRRADGKYEITLEGDGFSIGDEFSVRQSGLDGNDKRNIEEQLRQRSANVRDPLQLAVLAQLFRHYATVAYKPIKQEDQQGRESLKKRFPYKLSEMLATDYRQKLVQAAGDEADRIEERARALFDAWTQPVSGSSADVYADEVATDRGDKRQVNDAFAQMLGVTSIAGASAARLAPGAVPPPPPQGSLPGAPPPPPPMVDYSYYVGYNNQSLGPYTVQQLQQFVGTGNINRNSLLWREGIEWSAAGALPELGHLFTAPSAPQPPAPPPPPTGY
- a CDS encoding Do family serine endopeptidase, yielding MRPLPTLLTLALAAAFGGFTATAINAHLDNRAEAAPAAYTIPTTAALPAAVAGQAVPSLAPMLERVMPAVVSVNTKQVVRVRNPYFNDPFFRRLFPEVPQERINESLGSGVIIDAAEGLVLTNHHVIDNADDVQVTLADGRTVKAEFIGSDADTDVALIRIPTGNLTEIKLGDSAQLRVGDFVVAIGNPFGFSQTVTSGIVSAVGRSGIRGLGYQNFIQTDASINPGNSGGALVNLQGQLVGINTASFNPQGSMAGNIGLGLAIPSNLARDVVDQLVKHGVVVRGTLGIEAQNLTQQIAQGLGLTETRGALVTRVLAGSGAAAAGLKPGDVVVSANGQRVDSAQALHNVEGLQPVGSTLTLDVRREGKPLQIKATLKEQARAVTGESLDPRLSGATFVDLPESLRQAGVSGVLVSEVKRGSRAANSGLAQGDVITAATAGEFADLASWRANFQQRPAQLVLRIIRGNGGGQLVMR
- a CDS encoding histone; this encodes MSNGNGVTTVLSQTVEDAKETATNVGETIAHVAEDAVASVKKTAKRARKAATTQVAKVKKAVTKVEKTVAKKADKAAKSVGKTLATAKQKLEAAKKNAKAEATAIKKQVAKKKATAEKAVTKTTKAAGKKATTAKKAVTKKAAAAKKTVTKKVATAKKAVAKKTATAKKAVTKKTAAAKKTVGKKVAAARTAVAKKSATAKKAVTKKTAAAKKVAGKKTAVAKKTVGKKVATAKKAVAKKSATAKKAVTRKTATAKKVAGKKTAVARKSVGKKVATAKKAVTKKTAAARKTVGKKVATAKKAVAKKAPARKAAPAKRAAAKPVARKAPAKRARK